TCGTGGGGGATCCGGAAGGCGTGATTCAGCGTCTTGACGTCCTTTACCAGGAGGCAACCGGCCTCGTACGACTGAAAGAACCATTTGTGGGCGTCCATGCCGATGGAGTCGGCCCGCTCGATTCCGCGCAGCAACCTCTTGCCCCTCTCGGTCACCATTCCGAAACCGCCGTAAGCGGCATCCACGTGATGCCAAAGGCCTTCCGATTCGCAGTAATCCGACATCGCCTGGAGCGGATCGATGGCGCCCGTGCTGCCCGCACCGGCGTTGGAGCAGATCGCGATGGGATGGAGACCGGCCGCGCGGTCATCGGCCACGGCACGGATCAGCGCGTCCATGTCAAGCCGGAATCGGCTGTCGCTGGCCACCTTGCGGACGTGCTCCGGGCGGATGCCGACGATCTTGGCCGCCCGGATCTGGGCGCTGTGGCTCTGGTCGCTCATGTAGACCGTGGCCCGTTCGGGATGCCCGGCGGCCTCGCGCGCCGCCACGAAGGCGTCGAGGCTGGCGGCCGAGCCTCCGCTCGTCAGAAGACCGCCCGCAGTCTCCGGGTAACCGACCCAGCGGCGGAACCATTCGATGACGACCAACTCGAGCTGGCTGGCGCCGCTGGAGGTCAGCCAGGTGCACTGGTTGACGTGGAAACCGGCGGCCATGAAATCGGCCACGATGCTGGGCCAAGTCGGAGAGGAGGGGATGAAACCAAAAGAACGGGGATGGTCGTTGCGCAACGCCAGCGGGAGGATGTCCCGCGCGGCCCTTTCGATGACCTGCAGCGCTGGCTGGCCCGACTCGGGTGGATCCTCCATCAACTGGTCCGTCAGATCCTGCCGGAACTCTCCGTCCCAGGCATGTTCGTCCGGCAACCGGCCGGTGCGCTCCAGCAACAGCTCCGCGGCCCGGCGAGCCAGTTCGAGCATGGCTTCGCGGGACATCCGGAGGGGGGCCGATTCCTCGAGGAAGGTGTCGGGAGTGGGCGATTCGTCGGACTGTTCAGGAGTCTGCGACGCTTCCAATAAGCCTTCGGGTCCGTCCATGATCGTGTTCGTGTACCGTATGCCGTCGTGCCGGCGCCGCAAGAACTCGCGTACGGAATCCCTGATTCCACGTCAAGATAACATAAATATCCGGGAAGCCGAACTCGTTCCCCACTGGTGAGTGTCCCGGTCTTCGCGGAATCCTTCCGCAATCGGGCCGTGCGCGATTCCGCGCCGGGCAGTCGTCCTGGAGCGGCCCATGGCGCAGGCGGCCGGTGTCAATCCCCCGGCTGATCGACGAAACGGATGTAGGGCTTGGGGGAGTCCCATCCCTGAGGGTACTTTTCCCGGGCGGCTTCGTCCGAAACCGCCGGCAGGATGATCACCTTGTCTCCGTGATTCCAGTTCACCGGCGTGGCCACCTTGTGGCTGGCGGTCAACTGCACCGAGTCCAACACCCGGAGCACCTCGTCGAAGTTGCGGCCCGTGCTCATGGGATAGGTGATGGTCAGCCTGATCTGCTTGTCCGGTCCGATGACGAACACCGATCGGACCGTGGCGTTGTCCATGGGGGTGCGCCCTTCGCAGCTCTCCCCGGCGTCCGCCGCCAGCATGCCGTAGAGCTTGGCGATGGCCAGCTCGGTGTCGGCGATGATGGGGTAGTTGGGGGCATGTCCGGTGGCGTCCTGGATGTCTTGCGCCCAGGCCCGGTGACTGTCGGCAGGGTCGACGCTCAATCCGATGATCTTGCAGTTGCGCCTGTCGAACTCGGGTTTGAGGCTGGCCATGTAGCCCAGTTCGGTGGTGCAGACCGGAGTGAAGTCCTTGGGATGGGAAAAGAGAATGGCCCAACCGTCGCCGATCCACTCATGGAAGTTGATGGGCCCCTGGCTGGTATCGGCCGAAAAATCAGGTGCGGTGTCTCCGACGGTAAGGGACATGGGATTCCTCCTAATGGACTGCGGGCAAACGATAGGACCGCCTCCAAGAATGGCCGAATCAGCAGCCGAATTCAACTTGTCCCAGGTCCCGCAAAACAACTCAGTATCTCTCTTCACCCAGGCGGAACCGGAAGCTCGACGACGCGGCCGGATCGTCCCGATTCATAGACCGCCTCCACGGTCTGCTGGGCGCGGATGCCGTCTTCGATGGTGATGGACGGCTCTCGCCCTTCGGCGAGCGCGGCGGCGAACTCCTCCAGCACCAGGGCGTGGGTGCTCTGATCGAAGTCGTAGGAGGTTTCGCCGTCCTCGGTGGCCACCACCAGCCGGCCCCGGGAGAACTTGTCGTGCAGGGGGGAGGAGAGGATCACGCCGTCGGTGCCCAGGATCTCGATGTACGAGTTCCGGTGCTCGTCCGGGTCTCCCGTGCTCCAATGGGCCGTGGCCACGCCCTGCGCGCCGCTGGCGAACTTGAGGAGAGCGCTGGCCGTGTCCTCGACGGCGTAGCTCTCCACCAGGGTGTCCACGAACGCGGCGACGGCCACGATCTCTCCCACCAGGAAGCGCATCAGGTCGACGCCGTGGGTGCCCAGGTCGGTGAAGGGACCGCCCCCGGCCCGGGCCGGATCGTGTTGCCAGATTTCCCGGCCCGAGGGGTACCGTCCCGAGAAGTTCCAGCGGACGGCGGTGACGCGGCCGATGCCGCCCCGCTGAATGATCTCCCTGATCTTGCTGTGCCGGGCGCTGAAGCGTTGGTAGTAGCAGGTCATGAAGGTGACCCCGGCAGCCCGGCAGGCCTGCCGCATGGCCTCTCCCTCGGCCACGCTCAGGGCCAGCGGCTTTTCGCACAAGACGTGTTTTCCGTGGGCCGCCGCCGCCAGTGTGTCGGGACAGTGTCGATCGACGGGCGTCGAGACGTAAACGGCCTCCACCTCCGGGTCGCGGACCAGGGACTCCACGTTGTCATAGGCGCTCCGGGCCCCGTGCTCGCGGGCGAACTCCTCGGCCCCGGCCTGGGTGGTCCGCATCACGGCCACCAACTCGCTGCACTCGGTGGCGCGCATGGCCGGCGCCATCACCCGGTGAGAGATGTCTCCGGCGCCGATGATGCCCCATCGTACCGGCTGTCTTTTATGCATGGGTGCCATCCCCCTTTTTCATGAGTTGGATTTGGCCGGTATGGGCGGCGGCCCGCCATTCTTCCGGGCCGGCCGGAGTAGACAAGGTCAGTCTCCAGGCGTCCTCGTCCCGCCAACTGCCGGACACCTCCCTGATCGCCGGGTCGTGATCCATCCCGCCGAGAGCGAAGACGGAGGCGAAGACCGTACGATCCGCCCTGTGGTGCCGGATGACGGTGGAGAGCCGCTGACCGGCAGGGTTGGAAGGAGCGTCGCCCACCAGCAGGCGCCCGAAGGGACCGGCCAGGTGCAGGTCGAGCGAACCGGCCGGATAACGCCAGCGCAATCGGGAATCCGGGGACTCCGGCGTGTCCCCGTCCAGCCGGACGTGCCGGAGGCCGCCCCCGCCGGACAGCGGCGCGGTGGGTTGCAAGTCCGACGCTCCGCGCACCAGTTCGCCATCGACATGACAGACCCAGTAGAGGTCCCGTTTTGCAGGGCAGAGGACCTGAAACAGGTCGACGAAATAGGTGTCCCGCCAGAGCAGGGTGCGCCTCATCCGCACGCCGGCGTAGGCGCCTTCCTCCCAGGCGGCCGAAGCGTCGACCCGTGTGAAACCGTCCTCTTCCGAGAACCGGTCGAGCCGGCCTCGGGTCGGAGGCTGCGACTCGCCGTCCACCAGCACCGTGGCGTGGCTGGCCGTCTGTTGGTACCAGGTGTGGTTGAGCTCGATGCCGTACCCGGGCGTCCCCAGATCGGGAATGAGCGGCGATCCGGAGCCGCACATTTGGATCCGCAACTGGTCCCGGTGTCCGTGGACTCCCCCGTGGCGGCCCGCTTTCAGAAGAAGGTAGTTCCGACGCTGCCGGGACCCGCCTCCGCGAAGGAGGGCGAGCCCCGCCTCCGGGAACAGGCGGCTGTCCCGGTCGGGAGGATCCCCGCCGGGAATCACTGGAACTCCGTCCAGCAAGGCTTCGAAGCAGGTGCGGGGACGGGAGCGGTAGTTCTGCTCCAGTATCCAGGCAAAGCCCGGGTCGCGGAACCACGAATACGCGGTTTCGTAAAAGCCGTCGGCGTCGGGGATTCCATGGCCGACTTTCTCTTCCAGGCCGATGAAGTGCCAGCAGTCGTTGACGGATGGCAGCTTCAGGTCGGGAAGCGAGACCTGAATGGGGGCCAGGAACATGCGCCGTACCACGCCGCCGTCATCGAAGGATTCTCCCGTGGCCTTGAGGATGCGCAGGGTCCTGACGATGGCGTCCAGACTGTAGAAGTGATAGCTCAGGGAGACTTCCCACCAGAGTCCCTCTCCGGTGACCCCCTGCTCCAACTGGGCCGCCAGCCCCAAATCCCCCCGCAGAGCCTCCTCCAGCAGCCGGTCGTCCTCCAGGACTCGGGCCAGCGTCGCCAGAGCGGCGTTGTTCCAATTGCTGACGTTGTGGATCTCCCGGCACCGGACCCGCCGGATGTGGGTGGCCGCCGGCCGGAAGAGCCGCCGCGTCACCAACTCCCGGGTCTCGTCGGAGAGCGTCTCCGCAAGCAGGGCGTACGCCCAGCAGAGGCGGGCGATCCAGACCGATTCGTCCAGGTTCTGCCAGGTGGCGATCCCCGGCTCCTCTTCGTAGACCGTCGGCGCCGGTTTCAGGCGCAGGTAACGGCGGGCGTAGGTCTCCAGGATTCGGGCCGCCTCGGCGGCGTCGGAACCGGCCCGGCTCGTCCCCGATTCCAGGTGCGACCGGAAGGCGAACTTGAGGGCCGCGTCGCTGAGCCTGTCGTTCACCGACCAGAGCCAGGCGCTGTCGTAGGGCTCGCCGCTGAAGACGGCGCCGTCCACGGGGCAGACGTGGCGCCGGGGGCTGCCGGGGTCGAACAGAAGCTGGGTGGCGTGCTCGGCGCAGAAGAAGTCGTGGTAGTAGCCCGCCTGTTGATCCGGCACCGGAGGCAGGGAACTCTGATAGCCCTCCAGTTGAGCGTCGAGGGCTTCCCGGGCGGCGGCCAGTTTGGGGTGAGCCGCCCGAGCCCGAAGGTCCCGGCTCCATTTCGGCGTCAACAGGGTCACGTTCGATACGCCTCCAGGGTCTGTTCGGCGATCCGGTCCCAGTCGAAGCGCCGGACGCACTCCAGGGCGGCCTCCGAGGCGGCGTCCTGGTCCCAGGCACGAACCTCTTCCATGGCTCGCAGCAACGGCTCCTCCTGTCCCGGATCATAGAGCCGTCCGGCTCCGGGCGAAACGACCGTCGGGAGGCAGCCCAGCGCCGGAGCGATGACGGGGCGGGCCCGGGAAAGGGCCAAAATGACGCTTCCCGAGGTCATGGTGGCCCGGAAGGGGAGCACCGCCACGTCGCTGGCTTCCAGAAACAGGAGGAGGTCCCGGTTCGTGGCCTGCATGTCGCCGTCGACGATCTTGGAGACGATCCGGGGACGCCCCGCGACGCGGCGGCGGATCCGCTCCGGAAAGTCGCCGGGACCACCGCCGGCCAGCAGCAGCCAGGAGTCCTCTGTCGAGAGCCGCTCGAACGCGGAGATCAACTCCTCGATCCCCTTGTAAGGCAGGATGCCGCCGATGAATCCGTAGGCGAAGGCGTGTTGCGGGACCTCCAACTCTCTCCGGGCTTCTTCGCGTGTGAAGTCCGTCCGGTAGACGTCGATGAAATGCCCGTGGGGAATGATGAAGACCCGGCGAGTCCGTCCGAAGCGCTCCTTCACCCCGTGGGCGTTGACCGGGCAGTGGGCGATGACGGCGTCGGCCAGTCGGCAGATCTCGAGCCGGAACTCGTGGTCGATGGATCGATGAAGCCGGTTGTGGGGATAGATGTTGTGGGCGGTCCAGACGATCTTGTAGCCCAGTTCGCGGGCCAGCTCCAGTGACGCCGCCATCTCCCGCATCCGTTCCTGCATGATCCGGTAGTCCGGGTGGAAATAGTCATGGTGGGGCCAATGGAAATGAAGCACCTGGATCCGGCCGCTGTTCCCGCGCAGGTATCCGGCGCTGTAGTCCCGGGTGTACTCCACCTGAGCGCCGTGGCGCTCCAGGGCCTCGGTGAGCAGGGCGCCGTAGGGATTGCTCCCTTCATGATCGGGAGGAAGCGGCCGGTCCTGATGGTAGTAGAAGGCGACACGCACGAAAGGGGAACGCTCCTGGTCCGGGGACGTCAGCCGAAGGTGGTGGGGTCGGAGACCCGGTCCAACCGGTCCCGCAACTCCGGGCTCAGGCCCGCGGCGAGAGTGCCGAACGCCTGGTCGATGTGGCCGGGCCGCCTGCCGCCGATCAGGACCGACGTGATCTGAGGTTGGAACAGCGCCCAGGCCAGGGCCAGATCCACCATGGACCGCCCCGTTTCCTGCGACACCGCCCTCATGCGTTCCACCAGCGAAAAGGCCCGCGGGTGGAAGTAGTCGTCCTGCCAGTCCCTGGCCAGATCAAAACGGGTTCCCGGCGGCAGCGGTCCCGAGGGCGAATACTTGCCGGCCAAAAAACCGCCTCCCAGGGGACTGTAGGAGAGAATGCCCAATCCCTGGTCCCGGCAGAGGGGCGCCATCTCCGCCTCCATGGACCGGTCCGAAAGGTTGTACTGGGGCTGGATGGAGTCGAATCGGGCCCAGCCGTTCTTGTCCTGGGTCCAGAGCGCCTTGCACAACTGCCACGCGGCCGAGTTGCTGAGGCCCAGGTAGCGCACCTTGCCCTGCTCCACGGCTCCGGAGAAGGCCTCCAGGATCTCGTCCACCGGATCTCCCTCCAGGGGCCAGTGGTGGAGTTGGAACAGGTCGATGACGTCGGTCTGCAGCGTCCGGAGGCTCTGCTCGATCTTCTGCGTCACCTTGGGCCCGTCCAGCGGTCCGGTGAAACCGCACTTGGTTGCCAGGACGATCTGCTGCCGGGTGCCTCGCGCCTGCAGCCACTCGCCGATCATCCGCTCCGACTCCCTCTTGCTGTAGGACTCGGCGGTGTCGATGAGGGTGATCCCCCGTTCCAACGCCCGGTCCAGCAGCATCCAGGCGGTGGGCTGGTCGATTTCGCGGCCGAAGGTGGCGCCGCCAAAGCCGATGGCGCTTACCTGGAGATCGGTTCTTCCAAGACGTCTGTATTCCATGGGTCCCTAGTTCAATGCTGAGAATTCACCCGTCTCTACGAAGTCAGCCAGGTCTTCTCGTGCCGGGTCTTCCAGGTCAGTCCGGCCAGGCGGTCCTGGTTCCGGTTGGGAAAGATCAGGCTCAGAATCCAGGCCGTGCCGAAGCTGGCGACAAAGGAGGTGGGCATGATCCAGGTGAATCCCATCCCCTTCTCGATGAGCCGCGGACCGAAACTGTCTCCCAGCACCGCCACCAGGGTCTGCTGGGTCGACGGGTCGAGAGACTGGAGCAGGGGTTGGGAATACGCGACAACCAGGGATGTCGTGAAGCCGATGATGGCCGCGGGCCAGACGGTTCGGAGGCCGGCGCGGGGGAGAAACATCCCGGCCAGGAACAGCCCGCCCATGGGACCGACCAGGGCGTTGAAGGTCTTGGGCAGGATGGTGAGTATGTCGTCCGAGCCGGTGAGGTTGTCCAGGAACAGGGCCCCCATGGTCACCGCCAATCCAACCACCAGTGTGATGATGCGGGCCTGGCGGACCTCGTCGACGGGTTTCTTCTTCTTTCGAAGGCGTCCGAAGTCCACGGTGGCCACCGTGGCGAAGGAGTTCACCCCCGAATCGATGGTGGACATGGCCGCCGCCAGCAATGCGGCGAAGATGAGGCCGGCCAGGCCGGCCGGGACTCGGGAGGCCACGAAGAAGGGGAAGATGCTGTCGCGGTCCTTGCCGCTGGCCAGGTCGATGTGACCGGGAAGGGGCTCGGGTCCCTGGGTGAAGTAGTAGACCAGGCTGGCGCCCACGATGGTGAGGACCAGGATGATGATCACGCCGGTGACCGCCCCGGTGACGAAACTCCGCTTGCTGGCCTCGACGTTCACCGTGCTGAAGTAGCGCTGCATGGTCATCTGGTTGGCGCAGTGGGCGACGACGATCCAGAGCGCGTCGGTCAAGGTGAAGGTGACCACCGTCGCGGGCAGGGTGGGATCGGGGGAGAAGAAGGTGAAGCTCTCGTTGTCCCGGGCGTTGACCACCTCCATCCAGTCGAAGAGGTTGGTGCCGGTGGCCCAGGCCACGTAGCCGATGGTGAAGAAGCCGCCGCCCAGGAGCAGCGCCACCTGGATCACGTCGGTCCAGACCACGGCCCGGATCCCGCCCATCATGGTGTAGATCGTGGCCACGACGCCCACGGTGAAGATGATGACAATCAGGGGAATTCCGGTGGCCACGGCCAGGGCCCGGGACGAGACCAGGACGATCACCATCATCAGCACCGATACGAACATCAGGAACATGGAAGCGCCCAGGAGCCTCGCCGACAGGCCGTAACGGTGCTCCAGGTATTCGTAGGCGGTGGTGAAGCGGAACCGGACGAAGAAGGGGATGGTCAGCAGCAGGATGAACAACACGTGGAGGGGAAACCCGAGGAAGGTGCTCATCAGGTTTCCGAAACCGAAACGCCAGACGACGCCGGGATAGGCCAGGAAGCTGATGCTGGAGAGCAGGGAAGCGATGATGCTGATGCCCACGGCGAACCAGGGAAGCCGCCGTCCGCCCAGGAAGTATTCCTCGCCGGTCTTCTGGCCCCGGGAGAGGCGCCAACCCAGAAACATCATGGCTCCCAGATAGGCCACCAGGACCACATGATCGGCGAAGTGCAACTGCATGTCGATGGTCTCCGTATCCGTTCGGAAGAAAAGCAGTGCAGATCGTATTCGTTCCGAATTGGAGGCGCAACAGGAGGGGCGACTTTCCTGTCGCCCTTTGGAGGGGCGGTTTTCCTACCGCCCGTCTTCATTGTTGTTGTGCAAGTCGGTAGGGGAGAAGTGTAGAGGGGGGACTGCCGTCCCCCTAACCCCCCCTATTGGCGACAAGAAAGTCGCCGCTCCACTCCTACAACAACACGACCGATTGTTGGCTGGGGATCTCGAAGCGCCGGCGGCACCTGGGTTTGGGGCAGAAGAGGTACTCGTCCTCGCGGACCATGTAGGAGCGGATCTTGGCGAAGCGGCGGCGGTCATCCGGGTTGGCGCGATAGGGCAGGCGGCCCTTCTTCTCCCGCACCAGCCAGCGGACCTG
This window of the Acidobacteriota bacterium genome carries:
- a CDS encoding aminotransferase class I/II-fold pyridoxal phosphate-dependent enzyme; this translates as MDGPEGLLEASQTPEQSDESPTPDTFLEESAPLRMSREAMLELARRAAELLLERTGRLPDEHAWDGEFRQDLTDQLMEDPPESGQPALQVIERAARDILPLALRNDHPRSFGFIPSSPTWPSIVADFMAAGFHVNQCTWLTSSGASQLELVVIEWFRRWVGYPETAGGLLTSGGSAASLDAFVAAREAAGHPERATVYMSDQSHSAQIRAAKIVGIRPEHVRKVASDSRFRLDMDALIRAVADDRAAGLHPIAICSNAGAGSTGAIDPLQAMSDYCESEGLWHHVDAAYGGFGMVTERGKRLLRGIERADSIGMDAHKWFFQSYEAGCLLVKDVKTLNHAFRIPHDMLQDTIWGANHPNFSDRGLQLSRSVRALKIWVSVQTFGMAAFRQAVSNGMELASRAQEYVERSPMLEVLNPASLGIICFRVNPDADEIDEYSLAEINRTVVARIFWDDRAFISSTLLHGRFSLRMCILNSSTTWDDVRETLEAAERFGSMAVSEWKDAGAGMDWGLYIEVDRASTPGVKSSA
- a CDS encoding glycosyltransferase family 4 protein — its product is MRVAFYYHQDRPLPPDHEGSNPYGALLTEALERHGAQVEYTRDYSAGYLRGNSGRIQVLHFHWPHHDYFHPDYRIMQERMREMAASLELARELGYKIVWTAHNIYPHNRLHRSIDHEFRLEICRLADAVIAHCPVNAHGVKERFGRTRRVFIIPHGHFIDVYRTDFTREEARRELEVPQHAFAYGFIGGILPYKGIEELISAFERLSTEDSWLLLAGGGPGDFPERIRRRVAGRPRIVSKIVDGDMQATNRDLLLFLEASDVAVLPFRATMTSGSVILALSRARPVIAPALGCLPTVVSPGAGRLYDPGQEEPLLRAMEEVRAWDQDAASEAALECVRRFDWDRIAEQTLEAYRT
- a CDS encoding sodium/solute symporter (Members of the Solute:Sodium Symporter (SSS), TC 2.A.21 as described in tcdb.org, catalyze solute:Na+ symport. Known solutes for members of the family include sugars, amino acids, nucleosides, inositols, vitamins, urea or anions, depending on the system.), giving the protein MQLHFADHVVLVAYLGAMMFLGWRLSRGQKTGEEYFLGGRRLPWFAVGISIIASLLSSISFLAYPGVVWRFGFGNLMSTFLGFPLHVLFILLLTIPFFVRFRFTTAYEYLEHRYGLSARLLGASMFLMFVSVLMMVIVLVSSRALAVATGIPLIVIIFTVGVVATIYTMMGGIRAVVWTDVIQVALLLGGGFFTIGYVAWATGTNLFDWMEVVNARDNESFTFFSPDPTLPATVVTFTLTDALWIVVAHCANQMTMQRYFSTVNVEASKRSFVTGAVTGVIIILVLTIVGASLVYYFTQGPEPLPGHIDLASGKDRDSIFPFFVASRVPAGLAGLIFAALLAAAMSTIDSGVNSFATVATVDFGRLRKKKKPVDEVRQARIITLVVGLAVTMGALFLDNLTGSDDILTILPKTFNALVGPMGGLFLAGMFLPRAGLRTVWPAAIIGFTTSLVVAYSQPLLQSLDPSTQQTLVAVLGDSFGPRLIEKGMGFTWIMPTSFVASFGTAWILSLIFPNRNQDRLAGLTWKTRHEKTWLTS
- a CDS encoding peroxiredoxin; the protein is MSLTVGDTAPDFSADTSQGPINFHEWIGDGWAILFSHPKDFTPVCTTELGYMASLKPEFDRRNCKIIGLSVDPADSHRAWAQDIQDATGHAPNYPIIADTELAIAKLYGMLAADAGESCEGRTPMDNATVRSVFVIGPDKQIRLTITYPMSTGRNFDEVLRVLDSVQLTASHKVATPVNWNHGDKVIILPAVSDEAAREKYPQGWDSPKPYIRFVDQPGD
- a CDS encoding heparinase II/III family protein, translated to MTLLTPKWSRDLRARAAHPKLAAAREALDAQLEGYQSSLPPVPDQQAGYYHDFFCAEHATQLLFDPGSPRRHVCPVDGAVFSGEPYDSAWLWSVNDRLSDAALKFAFRSHLESGTSRAGSDAAEAARILETYARRYLRLKPAPTVYEEEPGIATWQNLDESVWIARLCWAYALLAETLSDETRELVTRRLFRPAATHIRRVRCREIHNVSNWNNAALATLARVLEDDRLLEEALRGDLGLAAQLEQGVTGEGLWWEVSLSYHFYSLDAIVRTLRILKATGESFDDGGVVRRMFLAPIQVSLPDLKLPSVNDCWHFIGLEEKVGHGIPDADGFYETAYSWFRDPGFAWILEQNYRSRPRTCFEALLDGVPVIPGGDPPDRDSRLFPEAGLALLRGGGSRQRRNYLLLKAGRHGGVHGHRDQLRIQMCGSGSPLIPDLGTPGYGIELNHTWYQQTASHATVLVDGESQPPTRGRLDRFSEEDGFTRVDASAAWEEGAYAGVRMRRTLLWRDTYFVDLFQVLCPAKRDLYWVCHVDGELVRGASDLQPTAPLSGGGGLRHVRLDGDTPESPDSRLRWRYPAGSLDLHLAGPFGRLLVGDAPSNPAGQRLSTVIRHHRADRTVFASVFALGGMDHDPAIREVSGSWRDEDAWRLTLSTPAGPEEWRAAAHTGQIQLMKKGDGTHA
- a CDS encoding aldo/keto reductase; the encoded protein is MEYRRLGRTDLQVSAIGFGGATFGREIDQPTAWMLLDRALERGITLIDTAESYSKRESERMIGEWLQARGTRQQIVLATKCGFTGPLDGPKVTQKIEQSLRTLQTDVIDLFQLHHWPLEGDPVDEILEAFSGAVEQGKVRYLGLSNSAAWQLCKALWTQDKNGWARFDSIQPQYNLSDRSMEAEMAPLCRDQGLGILSYSPLGGGFLAGKYSPSGPLPPGTRFDLARDWQDDYFHPRAFSLVERMRAVSQETGRSMVDLALAWALFQPQITSVLIGGRRPGHIDQAFGTLAAGLSPELRDRLDRVSDPTTFG
- a CDS encoding Gfo/Idh/MocA family oxidoreductase produces the protein MHKRQPVRWGIIGAGDISHRVMAPAMRATECSELVAVMRTTQAGAEEFAREHGARSAYDNVESLVRDPEVEAVYVSTPVDRHCPDTLAAAAHGKHVLCEKPLALSVAEGEAMRQACRAAGVTFMTCYYQRFSARHSKIREIIQRGGIGRVTAVRWNFSGRYPSGREIWQHDPARAGGGPFTDLGTHGVDLMRFLVGEIVAVAAFVDTLVESYAVEDTASALLKFASGAQGVATAHWSTGDPDEHRNSYIEILGTDGVILSSPLHDKFSRGRLVVATEDGETSYDFDQSTHALVLEEFAAALAEGREPSITIEDGIRAQQTVEAVYESGRSGRVVELPVPPG